DNA sequence from the Cohnella herbarum genome:
GGATCGCCGCGCTGATAAGGTCCCGCACGAGCTTGCGCTTCGACAGCATCTCGTTGCCGGAATTCCTTCGGGAAGGCTCCGCGATTCAGGATACGATGCATCCCGACCGGATTATTATCGGAGCCGACTGTTCAAGCGCCGCCGAAACGATGGCGTTGCTTCATAAGCCGCTGACCGAACAAATCGTTATTACCGATATTCGCAGCGCGGAAATGATCAAGTACGCATCGAATGCGTTTCTCGCCACCAAAATTTCGTTTATTAACGAGATTGCCAACATCTGCGAGAAGGTCGGCGCGGACGTGACGCAGGTGGCGGAGGGGATGGGATACGACAAGCGAATCGGCCCGTCGTTCCTGAAAGCCGGGATCGGTTATGGAGGCTCCTGTTTTCCGAAGGACACGCACGCGCTTATTCAAATCGCCGGCCATGTCGATTACGAATTCAAGCTGCTGCGCTCGGTCGTGGAAGTGAATCAAGATCAGAGATTTAACGTCATCCGAAAGCTAGAGTCGATATTCGACGGCGAAATGCGAGGAAAGACGGTTGCGGTGTGGGGATTAGCTTTCAAGCCGAATACCGATGACGTACGCGATTCGCCGGCTTTGGAAATCATTCGGCATTTGGTAGATAACGGGGTGAAGGTCAAAGCCTATGACCCTATAGCCATGGCTAACTTCCAAACCTTATTCGGAAAGGAGGGAGTCGCATGGTGCGATAACGCAATGGATACGGCCCAAGGAGCCGATGCGCTTTGCTTGCTGACGGAATGGGACGAATTTTCCGGGATGGACCTCGGACAGCTGCAGACGGTAATGAAACGCCCGATTCTGATTGACGGGCGCAATGTTTTTAAGGAAGAAAATTTACTTGGCACCGACTTCGTTTATTATTCCGTCGGACGTCCCAGCTTGAATCAAGGCGTGAAACAGCAAATGCCCGTTCTGCAATTTTAGACTATATTTCCGGTAGAGGTGAAAGAGATGACAACGTTTAGAACAAAAGCGACCTTATCGGCGCTTGCGGTTACTGTGCTTACCGCTTCGCTAGGAGGGTTGCCGCTCAGTCCGAAAGGGGTGGCGGACAAGCTAGGATGGGTTCAAATCGCGAACGCCGAAGGAACGCAACCGCCTACGGGCGGGATAGTGGAACCGCCGGTAGAACCTCCGGTTGTGCCGCCGGTAGTAGAACCGCCGGTAGAACCTCCGGTAGTGCCGCCGGTAGTAGAACCGCCGGTAGAGCCACCGGTAGAGCCTCCAGTAGAACCGCCAGTAGAGCCTCCGGTATTGCCGCCAGTAGAGCCTCCAGTAGTACCGCCGGTAGTGCAGCCGATTGATGAGTATGCGGAGTGGATGAGCATAACGTCCTCCGGTCTTCTTACGCGGTTGAACGAATTGTTCGCGGCGCTTGCCTCCGGGGATCCGGCGGACATTCAGGACGTGCAAAACTTGCGGAACGAGATTGCGGGCCTCGACGAGTCCGCTTATTTGCCGTTGATCGACCCGATCTGGAACAAAATCAGCGCCCGGTTTCCCGAAACGGTAGATAAAGAGGCGGCTAAGATCGGTCTGCTCAAATTGATTAAAGCGATCGGCTCCGCCCGATACGATCCCGAATTGTCGGAGCTCAGGGCGATTCGAAGGAGTCCCGAGTTTATTGCGTTGGCCAGGCTAATCGAATCGGCCGCCGGCGAGAACATCACGTTCAGCGATTTCCTTATTTTCTTCTTGGGAGACGGGGGTGGCAGGAAAGGCATCGAAGGCACGCTCGTCGAGCTGCTCTCAAGCTCGTCTCCTTGGGAACTGGCTCAATTGCTTGCGGATCAGAAAAGGATGACAACGGTTTTGCTTCAGGCAACGGGCAAGGTACTCGGCGAAACCGACAGCTACAAACTAAGCTCGCTTCTGACCAAGTTAGGCGTAACGTCCGAAGACGTGGGAGCCGTCGTGCGGGGGTTCCAGCTTAAGCTCAAGAAGGATGAACCGGCCATTAACGCGTTAATGATCGCTTATATCCGCACGATCGCAAAGTCGAACGCGATCATAAGCGAGGATGGTCTTGAACACCGGTATAGTCTAAGCATCTTCGGGACGGAAGTGCCGTCCCTGGTCGTGCAATGGACGAAAATATCCGGTAGCCCGGACGTGAGCGTAATGCCAGACGGCATCGTTACGATACCTAGAGGCGTCGAGAGCGCCTCGGCGGTCATTCAGGCTAAGCTGGTTAACCCTCTTACCGGAGTGGGGAAAGTTATTCTAGAGCAAGCAATCACGTTGACCGCAGCGGAAGAGGAAGGAGACGTCTTCCCGATCGAGCAGTTCTTGGAACGGAGAAACAAGCTTAACGCCGCGCTCCTTGCAGGCAACCCAGATGATGCGCAGGCCGTACGAAATCTGCGAGATGAAATCGCGGGTCTGGACGTCGCGAACAATCAAGCGTTGATCGATCCGATCTGGAACCGAATTGCGCCTCGGCTACCGGATTCCATTGATCAAGCGCAGCTTAAAGCAAGTTTATTCGAGATCGTTAAAGCCGTCGGCGCGATGCAATACAATCCTCAGTTATCCGAATTGGAAGCGATCCGGACGAACCCGGAATATCGGGCAACGCTGAAAACGATCGCGACGGCAGCCAGAGTGAAGCGGTTGACGATAGACGATTACCTTATTTTCTTGTTCGGCGACGGGGCGGAACGCAAGGGCGTCGAAGGAGCGATTGTCGATATCGTGGCGGATATGAAGCCAAGAGAGCTTGCCGAACTGCTGGACAGTACGAGGAAAAGGAATGCCGTGCGGGACGAAGCGATAGCCGATATTTTAGCCGAGAGAGAAGACTATGCGTTAAGCGCGGCGTTGAACAACCTTGGCGTCGGATCGGCGGATGTAAGATCCGCGATTCGCAACTTCGAGGATAAGCTGAAAAATGAAGTTCAGGCTACTCTTGCTCTGTCCATCGCTTATATTCGTTCGGAAGCTATACCGACCGTGAAGGTCACCGCGAACGGACGCCAACACCAATACGGATTAACGGTGCTAGACGTGGAGATTCCGTCCTCCGTCGTTAGGTGGAAGAAAGTGTCCGGAAGCAAGGATGTCAAGGTGGACTCCAACGGAAAAGTAACGATTCCGAAAAACGTAGCGAAAGGAACCGCGGTCATTCAGGCGGTATGGAACAATTATGGCACCCGTAACTCGAGAGTGCTGTTCGAGCAGGAAGTGACTCTTGTTAACGAGGACATGATCGGAGGCGTCGAAGAAATCGTTCAAGCGTTTAATGAAAAGCTGGACGAGATTAAAACGAAGCTTGACGCAGATCCTAACGATGAGCAAAAAGTGCAATTGCTGTTGGAGGTTATTCTGCTAGGCAAGGATACCGTTAATCAGATCAATGAAGCGGATGCGCCGAAAGCGGTCAAGAAAAAAGCGATAGATACATCGAAGAAACAGGTTTCAAGACTGGTTAGCCAGATTATTCAAGACTTAATGGATTTTTAAGTGCAAACCAGCCTTCTTTCTCCAACCGAGAAAGAAGGCTGGTTTATTTTGTATTGCAGGAAGGGGTGTTCCTATCACGATGGGACAACGTAAACGCAGGAAAAGGCGGCGCGAATTCCGTAAACCGGATGCCGTTATCGTTATCTTAGGTTCTTTAACTATTGTTCTTCTCTTGGTCTGGGGAGGATTGTATTGGAAGGAAACGTCGGAACGAACGCAGATCGTACATGCGGGCGGCAAAAAACAATTCGAACAAGCCATGCACGATGACATCGGACTGCAAACCGCGGATTCCGAAACATTTTACTCCGAAGGGTACGATCAACCTGCCATTGGAGGAGAGACGCTCGAACCCGCGGCGCGAGCGGATGATGAATCAGCTATTAACGATGAAGCGCAAAAATTACCCCAAGCATCGGGGGCGGCTCAAGAGACGGTCGCGCAGCCGGGAAAAAGACACCCGGTAAAGTCGAATTCTCATGGAGCAGCGGAAACCGACAAGCCGAGCGCAATAGAAAGCGGTTCTCCAAGCGGGACGGGCACCGACTTGCCTAGCGCAGCGGAAAGCGAAATGCCAAGCAAGACGGGAACGCAATTGTCGAACGAGATGGAAACCGAATCGTCGACCGAGATGGAAACCGAATGGCCAAGCGCAGCGGAGACCGGTAAGCCAAATGCGGCGGAGACCGGTTCGCCGATCGCAAACCCGATTGACCCGCCAATAAGTCAAAAGCAGAAATACGAGCAAGAAATCACGCAGGTTCAAGCGATGTGCACGAAGGAAATGAAGGAGGCGTTAGGCGGGGCGGAATCGAGCTTCCAACAGCTGGATAAGAAGGATCCTTTCGCTTTTCAAGCATGGAACGAAAATCTGACGAAGGAGCTGGCCGCAGCGGAAACCAAGTGTGACGGTAAATTCCAAGAGATAACCGTTAACGCGGAGAAGGACTCGATATCGCCGACGGCGATCGAGGAGTGGAGACAAACTTTCAACGCTTTGAAGGTGACGCTTCAAGGGGAATCGAAAGCGAAGCTGCAGCAATGGACGGGGGGTTAATCATTCTTTTGGAAGATTGCGGTCGCGAAGCACGCGTTCGAGCAAATTGCGAATCAAATCGAGGTCGTCCTTTTCCAAAGGAACCCCATCCCAATGAAGCTGTTCGTAATTCAAGTATTCCTTGGCGTTATGATTAAGTTCGGTCGGCGGCTCCGGATAATCGGTAAGTCCTAGAAGATAATCCGCCGAAGTGCGCAGCTTTCTGGATATCGTTTGGATCGATTCGATCGTCGGTTGCCGGTACCCGGATTCATACCCTGCATACGTGCTTTTGGCAACGCCTACGAAATCGGCCACTTCCTGCATCGTTAACTTTCTATTTTTTCGCAGCTGCTTAAGTCGTTTGGCGAACATCTTCAACCTCCTCCCGGAACTCGCGTCTATTATTTTCTATCGACTGGAAACCATAGATGGTGCTCTTAGAAATTGCACACATAATTATAGCATGTTTACCATTTGCTTTCACCCGATTGATCGACACTGTCATTAGATGTTATCAAATAGACGATTGAAGCAGCTGTTTTGTTAGACGGGACAAGTGCGATTACTGGTGTCGGCACGATATAGAAGAATTTTCTGAACGAATGCATATTAAGTAATACAGACACACTTGTACTCCTAAGTGTAAAACCTACAACTAGTTTGGGGAGTTTAGTTCGCTTGCATGACTAAGTGTAAAATCTACAACTAGTTCAGGCGGATATTTGAATTAAACAAGAATTCAATCTATTTACGTGTATGTTTTACATTTAGAAAGTGGAAACGAGGAATTTAGGTCAATCTAACTGTACATTTTACACTTAGGTTTTTAGTATGAGATGAAGCGTGTAAGTATTCTCTGGCTCCGCATAGTCGAAAAAAAGGGGCTATGGCGCGCTTTCCGTCGGAATGCTCCATAGCCCCTTCGCGGCGCTCTAAGCTAGCTTACTAATTAGTCGGTTTCCCTGGCGGCGTCTGTTGCAACATTTTGATCAATACCGTTACCACCTCGGCTCTTGTTGCCGCGTCGTCTGGAAAGAAGTTATTGTTGCCTTTGCCTTGCATAAGTCCCTGTTTCTTCATCGCGGACACCCCGCGTTTAGCCCATGTCGGAATCTTGCCTTCATCCGCGAAGCCGGTTACGCTTTGATCGGACGTGAGGCGCAAAGCCCTCGCGATCATCGTTGCAATCTCCGATCGCGTAATTTCCGCGTCCGGACGGAAGTTGCCATCCGTAAAGCCGGTGATGATATCGGCTTGCACAGCTTGCGCGATAGCTGTCCGTGCCCAATCTCCGATCTTCGAAGCGTCCTTGAACGTCAACGCCGCTCCGTCATTCCGAGGCTTTAACGCGTTCATTAACATAACCGCGAACTCCGCGCGCGTCACGGTATGATTAGGCTTAAACGATCCGTCCGGGTATCCTTTGACCAACCCCAAGTTAATCGCTTGTTTGATGCGGGACTCAGCCCAATTTCCGGCAATGTCGTTGAAAGTCTTTTCCGGCGTCGGTTCGTCTTTCTTCCGAGGTACGCCGAATACGGCAAACGTACCCAAATGATTGCTCTCAACGGAGATCCGCGTCCCGACGACTCGACCGTCGCCGACTTCCACCCATTCCTTCTTCTTCTCGTCAAAGTAGAATACGACCGGCTTTTGCTCGTCTTTTAAGCTCGAGGAATTAAATGCGATCGTGATCGTGGCCGGTTTCGAGAAATCCTCCGGAATGTTCTTCGAAATCTCGTAGGCCGATGAAAGCGGAAGGTATTTATTGGCCGGGAGCTCAGAATTGGCTACTTTTTCAATTGTGATCTGAAGTTCTTTAGATGAAACATTTGCCGGAATAGTGACCGTAACTTCATCCCCCAAACTAACCGTACCAGATTTACCCGGAGGAACGGTTAATTTACCGTTGGTAGAGGTCAGCGGAGAGCTTGATGGTCCGCTTCCGCCTGAATTTCCGCCGTTCGAACGGTTATTCACTTGAACGGAAACCGTCGCCGTAACGGAAGGATTCGCGATGTCCGTGGCTGTAATCGTCACCGTTCCGGGAACGGCGGAGGCCGTGAAAGTGATGCTGAATCGGCCGTTCGCATCCGTTGTGACGCTAGGAGATCCGATGGTTCCCGAAGTAGCCGTCAAGTCGACAACAACGCCGGCAACCGGCAAAGCTTGGCTGTCATAAACGATTCCACTGAGGGTTACGCTTCCGCCGACCGTTATCGCGGAAGGCGTCGCGTTAAGCTGGATATGATCGGGAACCGGAATAGCCCTATTCACTTGGACGGTAGCCGTCGCTGTAAACGAAGGATTCGCGATGTCCGCCGCCGTAATCGTCACCGTTCCGGGATCGGAGGAGGCCGTGAAATTCGTGCTAAATCGGCCGTTCGCATCCGTAGTCACGCTTGGAGATCCGATGGTTCCCGATGTAGCCGTTAAGCTGATATCGATCCCGGATACCGGAATGTTCTTTCTATCGTAAACGACTCCGGTTACCGATGAACTGCCGCCTACCGTTACCGTTGTTGGTGTCGCTCCAAGTTCGACGCGGTCGGGAACAAGGAAAACCATTCCGTCCGAAGCGGAAGTCCACGCGATATCCTGGCTCGTTGCCACGGCGAACTCATTCGAAGCGTAATTGTCCGCAGGAGGATTGGCGACGCCGTTCATCGCAACGGTTACGTTCGTATTTGCGGATATGTTTTGCGAAAAAGTAATCGTCGCCTCGTTGGAGGCTGACTGAGTTACTGACAAGGCGGATACGCCGTCGATAGCATAATCCGTATTTGAAGAGGGCAGGATCGTACCTGCTGGAGCTTGAATGGTAATGGTGTCCGTTTGGCCCGTTAAATTCCCGTATCTGCCGGTCTTAAATTCAACGGACCAATCCGTCACTCTATTTTCCGCGTTCGATAAGGAAGTCATATTCACGTCGGATATTTCGGAAATTCGGTGCGTCCAAGTGGTTTCGAATAAGTAGATGTCATTGTAGCCGCTGAAGAGGACCGACTGACCCTTCCGGCTATCGAAGACCATATTGGAAAGACTGAGCTCGGGTATATTCGCTTCCGGCTGCTCCGTCCAGTCCGCTCCATCCCAGAACCACACGTCATCTTTAGGCACGTAAGTAGCCTCTCCGCCTACGAGAATCACTTTCTCGATGTTCGAATCGTAGACCATGCTCGCGAAAACGCGCGGAGGAGGGGAAGCGGCAGGAGATCGGAGATTCCATTTCATACCGTCCCAGATCCAAGTTTTATTGGAGAGGGGTGGAGAATCAAGCGTATACCCGCCGAACAAAACCACTTCGTCGTTTTTCTCATCGTAAGCCATGCTTGTTCGCCAACTTGTTATCGGAGAATCGTCAGGATCGGCCGGCGTCACTTCTCGCCAACTGGTTCCGTTCCATATCCATGTATCATACAAAGCTGCGCTAACATCATTGAACCCGCCATAGAGAAGAACCTCGCCATCCCCGATGTAAACCATGCTGAATTCAAAACGCGCGGGAGGGTAGTTCACGCTAGTATCCGCCGGCGTGAGATCGTTCCATTTCGTTCCATCCCATAGCCATGTTTTGTTGTAGATATCTCTGTTTTCCCCGCCGAATAGAAGCACTCCTTTTCCCGGGCCCGCATAAGCCATTTCGCTATACTCGCTCGGTACCGGAGAATCGTTCGGATCGGCCGGCGTCGCGTCCGTCCATTTTTCCCCATCCCAAACCCAAGTATCGTTCAAAACATCATAGTTAATGTCCGCTCCGCCGAAAAGCACGGTTTTCCCGGTATCTTCGTCATAAGCCATGGCCGATGCAAATCGCGCGCTCGGTCCGGGGGACGGCTGTGAGGGCACTTCCTTCCATGGAGGCTGACTTAACGTATTTCTTATTGCCGAGGCCTCCGCCGTATAAGTGAAAATCGATCCGATCATGCATAAAATTAACGTCAACATCCACAATTTCTTCGTCTTTACGAACAGATTCATGAAATCAACCGCCTCTTAATAAATTTGCGAGAGAGTGTGCCAAGATTAATTCTAGAGATCTCCGATAAATGAATAATGAAAGAATTCAGCACGAAAAACTCCAAATCCGCGCTGTAACAAGCTTTCGTGGAGTTGAAAGAAACGAACGATTTTTTTGCATTTTGTCGGAAAAGGGGGGGATGCGGCTTCGTTTAACAGAACTTTGACTAGGGAAAGGCATATCTTAGTCATCAAATTCCATCCCGTAAAATGATATGTTAGGATGAGAATAACGAAAAAATACTGAAATACAGGAAATGCGAGGGACATCATGCTTGCACGATTTGCAACAGTGAGACAGTTCGGTTCCGACGAGATCGTCATTAAGAAATCGCGCTTCATCGGACACGCGAAACCGGTGGAGACCGAAGCTGAGGCGGTTGCCTTCATAGAAGAACTTAAGAAAAAATATTGGGATGCTACGCATAACTGCTCCGCGTACTTGATCGGAGAGCGCGACCAGTATCAGAAAGCGCTGGATGATGGGGAACCTAGCGGTACGGCGGGCAAACCGATTCTGGAAGTGATCAAAAACCGCGGTTTGAAAAACGTGGTCGTCGTCGTAACCCGTTATTTCGGCGGAATTATGCTGGGAGCGGGCGGATTGGTGCGCGCATACACGGACGGCGCCGTTGTCGGTATCGATGCCGCCGATCCGATCGTAAAAGTATTGCACCGCGAAGTGAGGGTGGATGTGGACTATACGTGGTATGGAAAGTTGGAAAACGAGCTGAGGGGGAGGGGCTACCGAGTCGGCGAGGTTTCATTTACCGACCGGGTACTGGTGAAATGTTTGCCTGAGATAGGAGAGGCCGAGCGATTCCAAGCTTGGATTACGGATATCACCCAGGGACAGGCCGAGATTTCGCTTGGCGACGAACAGTATTTTATCGAGGGCGAGTAAATTCGGCGGATCGCGGCTCGTTATAGTCGGAAAGAGCGACTATGGCGGGCACTCCGGCGGAAAGCAACTCCGCATAGCCGCTTCTCTAGCCGCGCCTCTAACCGAGTCGCTAGCCGCCTTAACCTTCGACTAGCTTCACGTAGTACTCCCGCTGACGCGGACCGTCGAATTCGCAGAAGTAAATGCCCTGCCAGCGACCGAGCAGCATCCTGCCTTCCGATACGATGATCGTCTGCGACGTGCCGGTCGTGATGGCTTTAAGATGCGAAGCCGTATTGCCTTCCGCATGTCTGTACTTCGGATGATTCCACGGGTACACTTCGTCCAGCCGCATCAAAACGTCGTGTTTCACATCCGGATCCGCGTTCTCGTTAATGGCGATTCCGGCGGTCGTATGCGGACAGTACACGACGACGACTCCTTCCTCCATCCCTTGTCTAGCTAAGCAAGCGGCGATTTGCCTCGTGATGTCGATCATTTCGTCGCGTCGCGTCGTTCGCAGCGTTTCCTTGGACAGCATGGACATTCTCCTCTTTCTCCTGACGATTCTTTTTTATTTTCGAGCAAGAACGGACATTTCACCACCCATAAGGTTTTCGAATAGGTTACATTAGATTTTTTAATAAAAAGGCGTTTGTACCGTAGCTTACTCATTGACGAAAGAAGTATTTATCTGGTAAAGTATCAATACCGACTAATTTAATAGGAATTATATTATATACAGCTCTCAAAGCTTCAGGAGGTACACGACAACGTGAGTTCCATGTTGCAGGGTCGCTGGTGGGGTTGGGGTTTTCGCAGCGCCGTCATGCTTTATTTCGTCGTATTGATTATTTTACCTATTCTAGGCATTTACGGTCAATCTTTGTCCGCGGGCTGGTCGACTTTCATGGATAACATCATGGAGCCGTTAGCTTGGAAAGCGGTCCTGCTTACGATCAAGCTGGCGTTAATCTCTACCGTGATTAACATGCTAGTCGGGACGATGTCGGCATGGGTACTTATCCGGTACCAGTTTCCGGGACGACGCCTTCTGAACAGCTTGGTAGACTTGCCGTTCGCTCTTCCGACGGCGGTAGCCGGTCTCATGATTTTATTGCTGCTAGGGCCGCACAGCTTCGTGGGCGAATGGGCGGAGAAGCTCGGGTTCACGATCTTATTTCATCAACCCGCCATTATTATCGCGATGGTATTCGTAACGTTTCCTTTTGTCATCCGCGCCGTTCAGCCTTTGTTGGAAGAGATGGACTCTTCGGAGGAAGAAGCTGCGTATACGCTGGGAGCCACGAAAGCGGCAACCTTCTGGAAGGTTATTCTGCCGAATATGCTTCCCGGCATATTAAGCGGAGCGATGCTCGCTTTCTCCAGAGCGCTTGCGGAATTCGGAGCGGTCGTGCTCGTAGCGGGTAACATTCCCGGTAAAACCTTGATCGCTTCGGTATATATTTTCGGAGAAATCGAGAGCGACAACGAGATTGGAGCTACGGCGGTCAGCGTCTTGCTGTTAACCTTCTCCTTCCTGATCTTATGGACGGTAAATTACGTTCAGATGAGGAGGAAGAACGGATGAGACGCTTATGGATCGGTTTAACCGTTGCCGTATTCGGTTTGTTGCTTATCGTTCCCGTCGTAAGAATCGCGATGGGCGCATTCGACGCAGGCTGGGGCGGGTTCGCTACTGGAATGTCCAGGCCGGAAACGGTTCATGCTTTGTACATGACGGGTTTGATCGTCGTGATTGTTACCGTAATCAATACGATGTTCGGAGTCATGCTGTCCCTCTACTTAGTAAGGGCAACTTGGCTGGGCAATCGGATTAAGCAACTTCTAAATAGCATCGTCGATCTGCCGTTCGCGGTATCGCCCGTTATCGGGGGATTGATGATCGTGCTTCTTCTGGGGCCGGAAACGGCATTGGGGGCATTGTTTAACAAAGCCGGAGTAGACATCGTATATGCATTGCCCGGAATGATTATCGCGACCTTGTTCGTTACGTTCCCGCTCGTTATCCGCGAGGTCATGCCGGTGTTGCAAGAGATCGGAAGCGCTCAGGAAGAAGCGGCATCTACGCTCGGAGCGAGCGCGTGGACGACGTTCTGGCGCGTAACTTGGCCTTCGATTCAATGGAGCGTCGTGTACGGCGTCGTACTCACGGTGGCGCGCGCATTGGGCGAATTCGGAGCGGTGCTTGTCGTATCCGGCAATATTTTGTTCAAAACCCAAACGGCAACGACGCTTGTCTATCAAGACGTCGAGAACTTTAATCTTACCGCGGCGAATTCCATCGCGTTAGTGTTGGCCGCGGGTTCGGTAACGTTACTGTTGCTCATGGAATGGGCCAAATCGAGAAGGGGAGTGCATTAAGATGCATATCGAGGTCAGCGGATTAAACAAGAAATTCGGCGATTTCCAAGCGGTTTCGAATGTGAGTTTCGAGATCGAAAAAGGCCAATTGATCGGCTTGCTAGGTCCGAGCGGTGGCGGCAAAACATCGATCCTTCGCATGTTGGCCGGTTTGGAATCCGTTGACGAAGGGGATATTCTGTTTCACGGCAAACGGGTGAACGATCTTCCCCCTCAAGAGAGAGGCATCGGGTTCGTGTTTCAGAACTATGCGCTGTTTAAGCATATGACCGTCGAGGATAATATCGCGTTCGGTTTGGAAGTAAAGAAATGGACTAAGCCCAAGATCAAAGCACGCGTAGCGGAGCTAGTCGAACTGACCGGACTTTCCGGCTTCGAGAAGCGGTATCCGCATCAGTTATCCGGCGGCCAACGGCAACGCGTCGCTTTCGCCCGCGCTTTGGCGCCCGAGCCGCAATTGCTGCTGCTCGACGAGCCCTTCGCAGCCATCGACGCCAAGATTCGCCATGAACTGCGCTCGTGGCTTCGCGATATGATCGATAGACTGGGTATTACGTCTATTTTCGTTACGCATGACCAAGATGAAGCGATCGAAGTCGCGGACCAAATCATGATCATTAACAAAGGGCGCCTAGAGCAGAAAGGCACCCCTTGGGAAATATATAAGAATCCGCAATCGCCGTTCGTTGCCGGGTTTATCGGCGAATCGACGATCGTAGACGACGTCTCTTCCCTGCATGGATTCGGCAATGCTTCCGATTGGCCGGGCACGAAAGCCCTTATTCGTCCGGAGTATGTGGAGGTAGGCAAGGCATCCGATTTCAAGCTGCTGTCGGCAACGGAAAAAGGAAGCGTTAGGCACGTGCATTTCCGCGGCAGCGAATGGTTGGTCGAGGTCGTCGTCGGGGCGTCGCGCCTGGTCACTTACCGGTCGTTGGAGAAGGAAATTCTTCATCCGGGCGACGAGGTCCAAGTATTGATCCATCGCGCATACCTCTTTAACGATAACGATAGCTGGGTAATGGAGAATAAGTTAAAAGAAGATCCGCTGCCGGTTCATATTTAAGATTCGACGGGAGCCTTCGAAGGCACCGCGGGAGGACAGCAATGAAGACGGGAAACCGTAAGCATGTACCTATACGCAGTTCAGCAATCTTCAGTCTGCTTATGCTCGTAACG
Encoded proteins:
- a CDS encoding sulfate/molybdate ABC transporter ATP-binding protein — translated: MHIEVSGLNKKFGDFQAVSNVSFEIEKGQLIGLLGPSGGGKTSILRMLAGLESVDEGDILFHGKRVNDLPPQERGIGFVFQNYALFKHMTVEDNIAFGLEVKKWTKPKIKARVAELVELTGLSGFEKRYPHQLSGGQRQRVAFARALAPEPQLLLLDEPFAAIDAKIRHELRSWLRDMIDRLGITSIFVTHDQDEAIEVADQIMIINKGRLEQKGTPWEIYKNPQSPFVAGFIGESTIVDDVSSLHGFGNASDWPGTKALIRPEYVEVGKASDFKLLSATEKGSVRHVHFRGSEWLVEVVVGASRLVTYRSLEKEILHPGDEVQVLIHRAYLFNDNDSWVMENKLKEDPLPVHI